The following are from one region of the Populus trichocarpa isolate Nisqually-1 chromosome 8, P.trichocarpa_v4.1, whole genome shotgun sequence genome:
- the LOC7460689 gene encoding zinc-finger homeodomain protein 11, translating into MDLTSSPHHFTKSPDSDTDTETPLQTHLTKALSLTKGSCKTRQNHYFPPPPQQHTVVSYRECLKNHAAGFGGLALDGCGEFMPKPTTTPQDPTSLKCAACGCHRNFHRSEPFGPTTTTTTRTPPPPALNWTTSPGPGSTSSGPSPSPASPIPQSFYPSAPHMLLALSAGHPDDTQPQKQSHSLVMINPHGKKRGRTKFSQEQKEKMYLFAEKLGWRMPRGINDRDVGEFCIEIGVDRNVFKVWMHNNRSRKEKVSDSYGINSSNKCGFNVNEEAAGRVIGTDNKGYSFDNDNNGSKHDSFDRYQIESKVHVNGSMTPHGSSTSS; encoded by the coding sequence ATGGACTTGACCTCTAGCCCCCACCATTTTACCAAATCCCCTGACTCGGACACGGATACTGAAACCCCGCTCCAGACCCACCTCACCAAGGCCTTATCTCTCACAAAAGGCTCGTGCAAGACCCGCCAAAATCACTATttcccaccaccaccacagcAACATACGGTGGTCTCTTACAGAGAATGCCTTAAAAACCATGCTGCAGGTTTTGGTGGCCTAGCCTTGGATGGCTGTGGGGAGTTCATGCCTAAGCCAACTACTACTCCTCAAGACCCTACCTCCCTCAAATGTGCTGCCTGTGGCTGCCACCGCAACTTCCACCGAAGCGAGCCATTTggccccaccaccaccaccaccactcgcACGCCGCCACCACCAGCACTTAACTGGACCACAAGCCCAGGTCCAGGGTCGACAAGTTCAGGCCCAAGTCCAAGCCCAGCATCACCAATCCCCCAGTCTTTCTACCCTTCTGCACCTCACATGCTATTGGCCTTGAGCGCAGGTCATCCTGATGATACCCAACCCCAGAAACAGAGTCACAGTCTGGTAATGATAAACCCACATgggaaaaagagaggaagaaccaAGTTTAGTCaagaacagaaagaaaagatgtACCTTTTTGCTGAGAAGTTGGGGTGGAGGATGCCGAGGGGCATCAATGATAGAGATGTTGGAGAGTTTTGCATTGAGATAGGGGTTGATAgaaatgttttcaaagtttGGATGCATAACAACAGGTCCAGGAAAGAAAAGGTCAGTGATAGTTATGGTATTAATAGCAGCAACAAGTGTGGTTTTAATGTTAACGAGGAAGCTGCGGGTAGAGTAATTGGTACGGACAACAAGGGATACAGCTTTGATAACGATAACAACGGGAGCAAGCATGATAGCTTTGATAGGTACCAGATTGAGAGTAAGGTCCATGTTAATGGTTCTATGACTCCTCATGGGTCTTCTACTTCATCTTGA